One stretch of Roseiconus lacunae DNA includes these proteins:
- a CDS encoding FliG C-terminal domain-containing protein, with protein MKTMLTRQERLALLLYLMGDEATQMAREGIPASARAEVDQALEDFREYPPEQDEIDLVVEDFENYFRMALQNQPQAADGEDDDEDGPRIFQIAEETFDVELEPIKKFEKPRLTGDVIRDLNQMHPYQVAHALKDEHPTAAAIVLRKLANEHAAKTLEFLPELIRPKVFLELARPSKVTLMIQQRIFAKTLELALSVEEREIEVESSQKMANMMRSLPRSLRGPMLDELQKRDKALSESVRNLLYRFDDLNRLSDRDMQKLLGQCQTDQLVLALQDVEPELLEKVLSNMSKRAKEALQEEIEFKANAPAEEIEEARSAVAKTLGTLCEAGEVSID; from the coding sequence ATGAAAACAATGCTAACGCGACAAGAACGCCTGGCGCTTCTGCTGTACCTGATGGGTGACGAAGCGACACAGATGGCCCGTGAGGGCATCCCCGCTTCGGCGCGCGCCGAGGTCGACCAAGCCCTCGAAGATTTTCGTGAGTATCCTCCCGAGCAAGACGAGATCGACTTGGTCGTCGAGGACTTCGAAAACTACTTTCGAATGGCGCTGCAGAACCAACCGCAGGCGGCCGACGGTGAGGACGATGATGAGGATGGGCCACGAATTTTTCAAATCGCCGAGGAAACGTTCGACGTCGAACTCGAACCGATCAAAAAGTTTGAAAAACCCCGCCTCACTGGCGATGTGATTCGCGACCTGAATCAGATGCACCCCTATCAAGTCGCCCATGCGCTCAAGGACGAGCATCCGACTGCGGCCGCAATCGTACTTCGTAAGCTTGCCAACGAACATGCGGCGAAGACACTCGAGTTTCTACCCGAACTGATTCGCCCCAAGGTCTTCCTGGAACTCGCTCGCCCCTCAAAAGTCACCTTGATGATCCAACAGCGGATCTTTGCAAAGACGCTCGAATTGGCACTCAGCGTTGAAGAACGCGAGATCGAAGTCGAATCGTCGCAAAAGATGGCCAACATGATGCGGTCTCTCCCAAGATCCCTGCGTGGCCCGATGTTGGATGAATTGCAAAAACGCGACAAGGCGCTTTCCGAGTCAGTGCGCAATTTGCTCTATCGTTTCGACGATTTGAACCGTTTGAGCGACCGAGACATGCAGAAGTTGCTTGGCCAATGCCAAACCGATCAACTGGTCCTTGCACTTCAGGACGTCGAACCGGAATTGTTGGAGAAAGTTCTGTCGAACATGTCCAAACGAGCCAAAGAAGCGTTGCAAGAAGAAATCGAGTTCAAAGCTAACGCCCCCGCAGAGGAAATCGAAGAAGCACGAAGCGCCGTCGCCAAGACCTTGGGCACACTGTGCGAAGCCGGGGAGGTAAGCATCGATTAA
- the fliE gene encoding flagellar hook-basal body complex protein FliE, with the protein MSALPPVASVNVQSPGFSKPAQAINATPPSEQGGDRNIFLDLMAQANDDQLRSEQAIDSLVSGKTEDVQQVVMEVVKAEMSFQVFMEVRNQIIESYDELMRMQF; encoded by the coding sequence ATGTCTGCTTTGCCACCTGTCGCATCGGTCAATGTTCAGTCACCGGGCTTTAGCAAACCCGCTCAGGCGATTAACGCCACGCCGCCTTCCGAACAGGGCGGCGATCGCAACATCTTTCTCGACCTCATGGCCCAGGCCAACGACGACCAACTCCGCAGTGAGCAGGCGATCGATAGCCTCGTCAGCGGAAAAACCGAAGACGTCCAACAGGTCGTGATGGAAGTCGTGAAAGCAGAAATGTCCTTCCAAGTCTTCATGGAAGTCCGAAATCAAATCATCGAATCGTACGACGAACTGATGCGGATGCAGTTCTAG
- a CDS encoding MotE family protein, translating into MKAIIAAMLTCVIIFGLSAGATHMFLKSDPAEPPEDPSELTEPTPDDVEMVAEDTGDPMPVSFRPDANVSVEAVLQMSDSIKRMEQELAEREQKVKRDEMRVKLMFDDLSTEQDELKAFSDGIETKIAVLEQLKNEVAGSLASLDEQKAAIEKAQAKAATSTKDAAPEVDDRVNDVKSWFSNLAPEQAANYLREFANSGKISFAASLLQKMPDRQKSKILAAMNDPVLVDQLIDALGK; encoded by the coding sequence ATGAAAGCGATCATCGCTGCGATGCTGACATGCGTCATCATTTTTGGGTTGTCCGCCGGGGCAACTCACATGTTCTTGAAATCCGATCCGGCCGAACCGCCAGAGGATCCAAGTGAATTGACCGAACCGACACCGGATGACGTTGAAATGGTTGCCGAGGATACCGGTGACCCGATGCCGGTTTCTTTTCGGCCCGACGCCAACGTTTCGGTCGAAGCCGTTCTTCAGATGAGCGACTCGATCAAGCGGATGGAACAGGAACTTGCAGAACGCGAGCAGAAAGTGAAACGTGACGAAATGCGAGTCAAGCTGATGTTCGATGACCTGTCCACCGAGCAGGACGAACTCAAGGCATTCAGCGACGGGATTGAAACGAAAATTGCCGTGCTCGAACAACTCAAGAACGAAGTCGCCGGTTCACTCGCGTCACTGGACGAACAAAAAGCGGCGATCGAAAAAGCTCAAGCAAAAGCAGCGACTTCGACCAAAGACGCCGCACCGGAAGTTGATGATCGCGTCAATGACGTTAAGAGTTGGTTTTCGAACCTTGCCCCAGAACAGGCCGCGAACTACCTACGTGAATTTGCCAACAGTGGAAAAATCAGTTTCGCGGCATCACTGCTGCAGAAAATGCCTGATCGTCAGAAGTCGAAGATTCTGGCCGCGATGAACGACCCTGTTCTTGTTGACCAATTGATCGATGCGTTAGGAAAATAG
- a CDS encoding motility protein A yields MDIATIIGLILGGGLILTAIALGGGGLTPFIDVPSGMIVFGGAIAASLINFPLKMNLGAFSVILKTFMFKLPSPQDTIGQFKKFAEVVRKDGLLALEEQAAAVTDDYMKRGLESLISGVAAEDVARSLEIELSYIEQRHVAGKKIVDSAGAAAPAFGMIGTLIGLVQMLRSLDDPSQIGGGMAVALLTTLYGALVANVVCIPLAGKLEARNQEESMIRELMICGITLLGEGESPRVVEEKLLSFLSPKTRKSIVKA; encoded by the coding sequence ATGGACATAGCGACAATCATTGGATTGATCCTCGGCGGGGGATTGATCCTGACAGCGATTGCACTCGGGGGCGGAGGTCTCACTCCGTTTATTGATGTCCCCAGCGGGATGATCGTGTTCGGCGGGGCGATCGCCGCGTCACTGATCAACTTTCCCTTGAAGATGAATCTGGGGGCGTTTTCGGTCATCCTGAAAACGTTCATGTTCAAGTTGCCTTCGCCACAAGACACGATCGGTCAATTCAAAAAGTTTGCCGAAGTCGTGCGAAAGGATGGGCTGCTGGCGCTCGAAGAACAAGCCGCCGCGGTTACCGACGACTACATGAAGCGTGGATTAGAATCGCTGATCAGTGGTGTGGCGGCGGAGGATGTCGCGCGATCGCTTGAGATTGAATTGTCTTACATCGAACAACGCCACGTTGCCGGTAAGAAAATTGTCGATTCCGCCGGAGCGGCCGCTCCCGCTTTCGGAATGATCGGGACCCTCATCGGTTTGGTTCAGATGCTTCGGTCGCTCGATGATCCCAGCCAGATCGGTGGCGGTATGGCAGTCGCGTTGTTAACGACACTCTATGGAGCGTTGGTTGCAAACGTTGTCTGTATTCCCTTGGCCGGAAAGTTGGAAGCACGTAATCAAGAAGAATCCATGATCCGCGAATTGATGATTTGCGGGATCACGCTTTTAGGCGAAGGCGAGAGCCCGCGTGTTGTCGAAGAGAAACTGCTCAGCTTCCTTTCTCCGAAAACGCGAAAATCAATCGTAAAGGCATAG
- a CDS encoding flagellar FliJ family protein: MSVQQRLKRTRRICSVEENRLNALIGKRNQIDTQIQSCVEQIKQLIRQRDHETMLASRHPSLEQLTQTHVWIEGLDESIQQQQSHKQELQQQRDELQSEVLGQRTRVRGLEILVDQLQLAVKTEQQAEQFTLADENAIRDFAEG; the protein is encoded by the coding sequence ATGAGCGTGCAGCAGCGTCTGAAACGCACGCGGCGCATTTGCAGTGTCGAAGAAAACCGGCTCAATGCGTTGATCGGCAAACGCAATCAAATCGACACGCAGATCCAGTCCTGTGTCGAACAAATCAAACAACTGATTCGGCAGCGTGACCACGAAACCATGCTCGCAAGTCGGCACCCTAGCCTTGAACAATTGACTCAGACACACGTTTGGATTGAAGGCCTGGACGAATCAATTCAGCAACAACAATCACACAAACAAGAACTTCAGCAACAACGCGACGAATTGCAATCCGAAGTCCTCGGACAACGCACTCGAGTGCGAGGCCTGGAGATCCTGGTCGACCAGCTACAACTGGCGGTCAAGACGGAACAACAGGCGGAACAATTCACGCTGGCTGACGAAAACGCCATCCGAGATTTTGCAGAGGGGTAA
- the flgC gene encoding flagellar basal body rod protein FlgC — protein sequence MVNFPTIDIAASGLAAERFRMEVTANNLANASTTMTENGDPYRRQAVVFAAGADPTEDPKSAASMHGVQVVGVQPDGTDFPTIYNPSHPHADAEGFVRLSNVKIPEEMVDLITASRSYEANTKAISVFKEMVEQTLTLLQGGQ from the coding sequence ATGGTCAACTTTCCTACGATCGATATTGCGGCTTCCGGCTTAGCCGCCGAACGCTTCCGGATGGAAGTCACGGCGAACAACCTCGCCAACGCCTCGACCACGATGACCGAGAACGGCGATCCCTATCGCCGCCAAGCGGTCGTCTTTGCCGCCGGAGCGGATCCGACAGAGGACCCTAAGTCCGCCGCGTCCATGCATGGCGTTCAGGTCGTGGGAGTGCAACCCGATGGCACCGACTTTCCCACGATTTACAACCCGTCCCACCCGCACGCCGACGCGGAAGGGTTCGTGCGTTTGTCCAACGTCAAGATCCCCGAAGAAATGGTGGACTTGATCACCGCCAGTCGCTCCTACGAAGCGAATACCAAAGCCATCAGTGTGTTTAAAGAAATGGTCGAACAAACCCTAACGCTTCTTCAAGGAGGCCAGTGA
- a CDS encoding flagellar biosynthetic protein FliQ: MEIEDAVFIGREFFALALLLTTPVVAVSLIVGLLISIGQTVTSIQEQTLSFAPRIIAVVFVLMFLATWYLQTLQNYTAGMITQMVDLIR; encoded by the coding sequence ATGGAAATTGAAGACGCTGTCTTTATCGGGCGTGAATTTTTTGCGTTGGCTTTGCTGCTGACCACCCCTGTCGTCGCGGTCAGTCTGATCGTTGGGCTGCTGATCAGCATCGGTCAGACGGTTACCAGCATTCAAGAGCAAACGCTTTCGTTTGCCCCACGAATCATCGCAGTTGTATTCGTCTTAATGTTTCTCGCGACGTGGTACCTGCAGACTTTGCAAAACTATACGGCCGGCATGATCACGCAGATGGTTGATCTAATCCGATGA
- the flgB gene encoding flagellar basal body rod protein FlgB, translating to MNGIFYQIDLLGSAVDATEKNHRVVSQNIANVNTPGYQTKRLDFQKMLEQSQAASQENVTDRDPELPVELPEGLTERLDGNNVNLEQEVAQLKKNALAFQTYSQLLASRITTMRRAISG from the coding sequence ATGAACGGAATATTTTACCAAATCGATTTACTTGGCTCCGCCGTTGATGCGACCGAGAAGAACCATCGCGTCGTCAGCCAAAACATCGCGAACGTCAACACGCCGGGCTATCAGACCAAGCGGCTTGACTTTCAAAAGATGCTCGAACAGTCGCAGGCGGCCTCGCAAGAGAACGTCACCGATCGAGACCCAGAACTTCCCGTCGAATTGCCCGAAGGACTGACAGAACGTCTTGACGGCAACAACGTGAACTTGGAACAGGAGGTCGCACAACTGAAGAAAAATGCGCTCGCATTTCAGACTTACTCTCAGTTGCTTGCGTCCAGAATCACCACGATGAGACGTGCCATTTCAGGTTAA
- a CDS encoding flagellar biosynthetic protein FliR, with protein MTDDIALFLLVMARVSVFVAFFPLFTKRQLPAQVKVGLAASLSIFWLADAKSVIPATELTDIGGWIFTFLLVKEVFTGMLLSLLLGLFFWPAKIAGSYIAQELGLSLASISDPSSQDSSTLVSRVFESFSILVFFALNLHHFIILTLHFSFHYVLTRVGMMTLPTEAIIAAFSNSDDYGLLIIAPVLVMLMMVTLVLAFLNRAAPSLNLFSVGMPLRVGFGVLLLFVFSPIIFGAMQMYLFRVQEDIESILSLLAG; from the coding sequence ATGACTGACGATATCGCCCTATTCCTGTTGGTGATGGCGCGTGTGTCGGTCTTTGTTGCATTCTTTCCGCTGTTTACCAAACGACAACTTCCCGCTCAGGTCAAAGTGGGTTTGGCTGCGTCGCTATCGATTTTCTGGTTGGCGGATGCCAAGTCGGTTATCCCGGCGACGGAACTAACCGATATCGGCGGTTGGATTTTCACATTTTTGCTCGTGAAGGAAGTCTTCACGGGAATGCTGCTGAGCCTGCTACTGGGACTGTTCTTTTGGCCGGCAAAAATCGCCGGCTCGTACATCGCCCAGGAACTTGGTTTGTCGCTAGCGTCGATCAGTGATCCCAGCAGTCAAGATTCTTCCACGCTTGTTTCCCGAGTTTTCGAATCGTTTTCCATCTTGGTCTTCTTTGCACTCAATCTGCACCACTTCATCATCCTGACACTTCATTTTTCATTTCATTATGTGCTGACTCGCGTCGGAATGATGACGTTGCCCACCGAAGCGATCATCGCCGCGTTCAGCAACTCCGATGATTACGGCCTGCTGATCATCGCCCCGGTATTGGTGATGCTGATGATGGTCACGTTGGTTCTCGCGTTTCTTAATCGCGCCGCTCCCTCGCTGAATCTGTTCTCGGTCGGGATGCCACTAAGAGTCGGTTTCGGCGTACTGCTGCTCTTCGTATTTAGTCCGATCATCTTTGGCGCGATGCAGATGTACTTGTTCCGCGTTCAAGAAGACATCGAATCGATCCTTAGCCTGTTAGCCGGATAG
- a CDS encoding FliI/YscN family ATPase has product MSTSLLSPNEWIRTTGRLQSVEGRMCATIDAAVGEMVEILTSNNQRVLAEVIGFTDDKAQLMPYSAGVNFQRGNVVVSTRRRLEIPVGQELLGRVIDALGNPIDSRGPIHCEEFADLHFESPDPLTRPLIRKPFVTGIRSIDGMLTMGQGQRVGLFAGSGVGKSTLLGEIAKHALCDINVVAMIGERGREVRPFIEDTLGPEGLKRSIVIVSTSDQPPLARIRASESAVAIANWFRMQGMNVLFMLDSLTRLAHAQRELGLLLGEPPTSRGYTPSVFQKMARLLEQLGTSDRGVITGLLTILVDGDDMNEPVADAARSILDGHIVLDRKLAHQNHYPAINVLSSASRLFGEVTTPDHRDYAGAVRRVLAKYSEVEDLIQIGAYQKGSMPESDRAIEVHPEVIRFLRQGMNEPSDLQRTTAELARLNQMIARPAA; this is encoded by the coding sequence GTGAGTACCTCGCTGCTTTCACCGAATGAATGGATCCGGACGACCGGGCGACTGCAAAGTGTCGAAGGCCGCATGTGCGCGACGATCGACGCCGCGGTCGGCGAAATGGTCGAGATCCTGACTTCGAACAACCAACGTGTACTCGCCGAAGTCATCGGATTCACTGATGACAAAGCCCAATTGATGCCGTATAGCGCCGGAGTTAATTTTCAGCGTGGGAATGTGGTCGTGTCGACCCGACGTCGATTGGAGATCCCGGTCGGCCAAGAGCTTCTAGGGCGAGTCATTGACGCGTTAGGAAATCCGATCGATTCGCGCGGTCCGATTCATTGCGAAGAGTTCGCCGACTTACATTTTGAATCGCCCGATCCGTTGACGCGACCACTGATTCGTAAACCGTTTGTCACCGGCATTCGATCCATCGATGGGATGCTGACGATGGGGCAAGGTCAACGTGTGGGACTGTTCGCCGGTAGCGGTGTTGGCAAAAGCACCCTGCTGGGTGAGATCGCCAAGCATGCCCTTTGTGACATCAACGTCGTCGCGATGATCGGCGAACGTGGTCGTGAAGTTCGACCGTTTATCGAAGATACGCTCGGACCAGAAGGGTTGAAACGTTCGATCGTCATCGTTTCGACATCCGATCAACCACCGTTGGCCCGAATTCGGGCCAGTGAATCGGCGGTCGCAATTGCCAACTGGTTCCGCATGCAAGGCATGAACGTCTTGTTCATGTTGGATTCGCTGACCCGGTTGGCGCATGCCCAGCGCGAATTGGGACTATTACTTGGTGAGCCACCTACCTCGCGCGGTTATACGCCCAGTGTGTTTCAAAAGATGGCCCGTTTGCTGGAACAACTTGGGACCAGCGATCGCGGCGTGATTACGGGGTTGCTGACGATTCTGGTCGATGGCGATGACATGAATGAACCGGTCGCCGATGCGGCTCGATCGATCTTGGACGGTCATATCGTGCTCGATCGCAAACTTGCCCACCAAAACCACTATCCCGCAATCAATGTACTCTCCAGTGCTAGCCGACTGTTCGGAGAAGTCACCACACCCGATCATCGCGACTACGCAGGCGCCGTCCGCCGTGTACTGGCCAAATACTCCGAAGTCGAAGACTTGATTCAAATCGGCGCTTATCAAAAAGGATCGATGCCGGAGTCCGATCGAGCGATCGAAGTTCATCCCGAGGTGATTCGATTCTTGCGACAGGGGATGAATGAACCGAGCGACCTTCAGCGGACCACCGCCGAATTGGCTCGACTGAATCAGATGATCGCGAGGCCAGCGGCATGA
- a CDS encoding FliH/SctL family protein: MAVIQIPFPNNLANVSTSHGRVTQQTTTSVDNGKAELAEAINAVTAAIETIREDRQQQFATMTNKLIATACQIAREALGEENELLDKRVKHFTETLLGELQESKDATIFVHPSVIKSLAENDLIAQNDAVEIVPDATVAAGDCRVEIDGKGLLASLDAYLDAASLRLRQQAGGDR; encoded by the coding sequence ATGGCCGTCATTCAGATTCCATTTCCGAACAACCTCGCCAACGTCTCGACTTCACACGGACGCGTCACGCAACAAACGACGACGTCGGTTGACAACGGTAAAGCAGAACTCGCCGAGGCGATCAACGCCGTCACCGCGGCTATCGAAACCATCCGCGAAGACCGTCAGCAACAGTTTGCAACGATGACAAACAAGCTGATTGCGACGGCATGCCAGATCGCTCGCGAAGCTCTAGGCGAAGAAAACGAACTGCTAGACAAACGCGTCAAGCATTTCACCGAAACCTTGCTCGGTGAACTGCAAGAATCAAAAGATGCGACAATCTTTGTCCATCCCTCGGTGATCAAATCGCTTGCCGAGAATGATCTGATTGCACAAAACGACGCCGTCGAAATCGTTCCCGACGCGACCGTTGCGGCCGGTGACTGCCGGGTAGAAATCGACGGCAAGGGATTACTCGCATCGCTTGACGCTTACTTGGATGCGGCCAGCTTGCGACTACGCCAGCAAGCGGGAGGTGATCGGTGA
- the flhB gene encoding flagellar biosynthesis protein FlhB: MAEQGQDKDQRTEDATPQRLRKAREEGQIGFSSEFVSAVMLAICTGFFWFGGTWFVGTICESISRRLTSFDLVLLDPRQIVRVVIDETFQVGAAVLMLIIPVGVVAAVTGLLQTSFNLSTKPLELKVDKMSVVQGFKKIFSIRSVVRGALAIAKSTVIICIAVFVGWGRIGDIASSGLSTSAEMLGYLGSLLIHTSLAIAATITVISLADLGFQKWKHLQDMKMSRQDLKDEQKQTEGDPMVRARLKQLQAEMSRKRMLSDVPKASVVITNPTHFAVALQYDRMSMDAPIVVAKGADHLAKKIIKIAKENGVAVVERKPVARFLYKNVDIGKAIPFELYQAVAEILNFVQRMRSAA, translated from the coding sequence ATGGCCGAACAGGGGCAGGACAAAGATCAGAGGACCGAGGACGCCACCCCGCAGCGCCTGCGCAAGGCGCGCGAGGAAGGTCAAATTGGTTTTAGTTCCGAGTTCGTTAGCGCCGTGATGCTGGCGATCTGCACGGGATTCTTTTGGTTTGGCGGGACTTGGTTTGTCGGCACAATTTGTGAATCGATATCCCGCCGGCTGACTTCGTTCGACCTCGTCCTACTTGACCCGCGTCAAATCGTTCGTGTGGTCATCGACGAAACCTTCCAGGTCGGCGCAGCCGTACTGATGTTGATCATCCCGGTCGGTGTCGTTGCCGCTGTCACCGGACTGCTACAAACGAGTTTCAACCTGAGCACCAAACCGTTGGAGCTAAAGGTTGACAAAATGAGTGTGGTCCAGGGATTCAAAAAGATATTTTCGATCCGAAGTGTGGTCCGAGGGGCTCTCGCGATCGCCAAGTCAACGGTCATCATTTGTATCGCGGTCTTCGTCGGTTGGGGACGTATCGGTGACATCGCCTCGTCCGGACTTAGCACGTCGGCAGAAATGTTGGGCTACCTAGGCTCGCTACTCATTCACACGTCGTTAGCAATCGCTGCGACGATCACGGTGATTTCACTCGCTGATCTTGGCTTTCAAAAGTGGAAACACCTGCAGGATATGAAGATGAGCCGGCAGGACCTCAAGGACGAACAGAAACAAACGGAAGGCGACCCCATGGTTCGCGCCCGGTTGAAACAACTGCAGGCCGAGATGAGTCGAAAACGGATGCTGTCGGACGTACCGAAGGCTTCTGTTGTGATCACCAACCCGACTCACTTTGCGGTCGCGCTGCAATACGACCGAATGTCAATGGACGCACCGATCGTCGTTGCCAAAGGAGCCGATCACCTGGCGAAAAAGATCATCAAGATCGCGAAAGAAAACGGTGTTGCGGTCGTCGAGCGAAAACCGGTCGCTCGCTTCCTCTACAAAAACGTCGATATCGGCAAGGCGATTCCGTTCGAGCTTTATCAAGCGGTCGCCGAAATCCTGAACTTCGTCCAACGCATGCGATCGGCGGCCTAG
- the fliF gene encoding flagellar basal-body MS-ring/collar protein FliF, whose translation MNVIQPYIDSLLSIWHQSSPAARVGILLLAVLCAVTIGGVGYWSVQPNFVTLVSQEDSDKMDRVIDALDKAGIAYQLSGAGGNLLVDKRDFAKARLLARSNGVAGTSEETGTMFGSALSSPKERAIQARVQKQRSLAATIEKIAIVEHADVHLNVPDKGPFERETSAPSASVLLTLRDGSQLTDQQASSIASFVAYAVEDLSPEGVQITDLDGRSYTIPDEETGQIASQVEYIAQAERKLAQKAEAQLLKFLGYGNASVQVSLDMTFTQGSKKITSYDREGAVPSQEDLISETTKNVQPAPVGAAGVASNLNATAGTNTKSGMESTTENIKTTYLVPITEETSANSTPIRNLLSVSVLVNSEADTIKLEDGSLMPNLAEMVNETVKNAVGFRDETDTISVNVVPFSEPLLTPAEPVSSFDWTKITSIVEKASLAIAALLAFVLGLMLLRKFGPSSNPRGMRGEGQIGAGSSESVGELSRLIKENPEVFAQVVKAWSGADGAKDSGKQNAA comes from the coding sequence TTGAACGTCATCCAACCCTACATCGACTCACTGTTGTCCATTTGGCACCAGAGTTCTCCCGCCGCTCGCGTGGGAATTCTGCTTTTGGCCGTCCTCTGCGCCGTCACCATCGGTGGCGTCGGCTACTGGTCCGTCCAGCCGAATTTTGTCACCCTCGTAAGCCAGGAGGACAGTGACAAAATGGACCGTGTGATCGACGCACTCGATAAGGCCGGCATCGCCTATCAACTCTCCGGCGCCGGCGGAAACCTGCTGGTCGACAAACGTGATTTCGCGAAAGCTCGTTTGCTCGCTCGATCGAACGGTGTCGCCGGTACGAGCGAGGAAACCGGAACAATGTTCGGTAGCGCGCTCAGCAGTCCGAAAGAACGCGCCATCCAAGCCCGCGTCCAAAAACAAAGGAGCCTCGCGGCCACAATCGAAAAAATCGCGATCGTCGAGCACGCCGATGTCCATCTGAACGTTCCCGACAAAGGCCCGTTCGAACGCGAGACGTCGGCACCCTCGGCCAGCGTTTTATTGACACTGCGCGACGGAAGCCAATTGACCGACCAGCAAGCGTCCTCGATCGCCTCATTCGTCGCCTATGCGGTCGAGGATCTGTCTCCCGAAGGCGTTCAAATCACAGACCTGGACGGACGTAGCTACACGATTCCGGACGAAGAAACAGGTCAAATCGCGAGCCAAGTTGAATACATCGCCCAGGCCGAACGAAAGCTAGCACAGAAAGCAGAGGCACAGCTCCTCAAGTTCCTCGGCTACGGCAACGCCAGCGTGCAAGTCAGCCTGGACATGACGTTCACCCAGGGTTCCAAGAAGATCACGAGCTATGATCGTGAAGGGGCGGTGCCCAGCCAGGAAGACTTGATCTCTGAAACGACCAAAAACGTTCAGCCGGCACCGGTCGGCGCCGCCGGAGTCGCATCGAATCTAAACGCCACCGCTGGGACCAACACCAAAAGTGGCATGGAGAGTACGACCGAGAACATCAAGACTACCTATCTTGTGCCAATTACCGAAGAAACCTCCGCAAACTCGACTCCGATCCGCAACTTGCTCTCGGTGAGCGTGCTGGTCAATTCGGAAGCCGACACCATCAAACTCGAAGATGGATCGCTGATGCCCAATCTTGCTGAAATGGTCAACGAGACGGTGAAGAACGCCGTTGGCTTTCGCGATGAAACGGACACGATCTCGGTCAACGTCGTTCCGTTTTCGGAGCCACTGCTCACTCCGGCTGAACCGGTCAGTTCGTTTGACTGGACGAAGATTACCTCAATTGTCGAAAAGGCATCGCTTGCAATTGCCGCGCTTTTGGCCTTTGTGCTAGGTCTAATGTTGCTGCGAAAGTTTGGGCCAAGCAGCAATCCTCGCGGGATGCGTGGGGAGGGGCAAATCGGCGCCGGTAGCAGCGAAAGTGTTGGCGAGCTGTCGCGATTGATCAAAGAGAATCCGGAAGTGTTCGCACAGGTCGTCAAAGCATGGTCGGGCGCCGATGGGGCAAAAGATTCTGGAAAGCAGAACGCCGCTTAA
- a CDS encoding RsmD family RNA methyltransferase, giving the protein MNRRRKNRITDPRSILGGDESAQGAANRPKKPQKRRPVKLRIIGGKMRGRTVVYHGAEFTRPMKDSVRENLFNILGMRVRGSDVIDLFAGTGAVTFESLSRGASSAIAIEKSRHAVNFLKTTAETLDVTDALRIIQSDTFRIAASLLGPPAADAPLSDTGRVVFFCPPYEMWESRNEELASLIRMAIDHSPPGSVIVAETDKHQDESLLPAVDWDHRVYGGTRISVYEPEMVCGLR; this is encoded by the coding sequence ATGAACCGCCGCAGAAAAAATAGAATCACCGATCCGCGAAGCATCTTGGGCGGAGACGAATCCGCTCAGGGGGCAGCTAACCGCCCTAAAAAACCACAAAAACGCCGTCCGGTCAAACTGAGGATCATCGGTGGGAAGATGCGGGGGCGGACCGTCGTGTATCACGGTGCCGAATTCACACGGCCGATGAAGGACAGTGTTCGCGAGAACCTGTTCAACATTCTTGGCATGCGGGTCCGTGGCAGTGACGTGATCGATCTTTTCGCCGGAACCGGTGCGGTCACGTTCGAGTCGCTCAGCCGTGGGGCGAGTTCTGCGATCGCGATCGAGAAAAGCCGACACGCCGTGAACTTCCTGAAAACCACCGCCGAGACGTTGGATGTCACCGATGCCTTGCGGATCATTCAATCGGACACGTTTCGAATCGCAGCAAGTTTACTCGGACCTCCTGCCGCCGATGCACCTTTATCGGACACCGGTCGAGTTGTGTTTTTTTGTCCGCCCTACGAAATGTGGGAATCACGAAACGAAGAATTGGCTTCGTTGATTCGGATGGCGATCGACCATTCCCCTCCCGGTAGCGTGATCGTCGCCGAAACGGACAAGCACCAAGACGAGTCACTGCTGCCGGCGGTCGATTGGGATCATCGCGTCTATGGCGGCACGCGAATTTCCGTTTATGAACCGGAGATGGTCTGTGGGCTACGCTAG